From the Helianthus annuus cultivar XRQ/B chromosome 17, HanXRQr2.0-SUNRISE, whole genome shotgun sequence genome, the window TAGTTTAGGACACTTGGCGCGAATGTCATGCTTATATGTGAGACTTAAAAATGTAATTTAACACCAAATGACTTGCCAATGTCCATTAATATAATAGTCATCATACATGTCTTTaacactaaggggctgtttggtagtctcttaatgaccattcagatgctaccttttttaatggtttaaaacctctgaatgaataagaggtaacctcaagtctgaatggttaagaggtaacctctgaatgataaatcatcacatgtcacattcttctaccttctcattagtaaaattcttaatggttccattaagaggtagcctcttaacgaccattcagaggctaccaaacagcccctaagataACTTTCTATGAACTAATGTGACTTTGTGTAACCACAAACACCTTACTAATCATTAGTATATAGCCATCATAAATATGTGTTTAACAACAAATTACTTAtaacaaaaggaaaaaaaaaaccaactcaCCAACACATTTAAACGGATGTTAAGTTCCATCAATGTACAAGTCATCATACACGTCATTAACAGACACCAAAATCACTTGAGTTTGTGTAGCAAAAAACAACTCGCTAACACATGACAATGCGTATTAGTGTACTAGCCATTATACACATTAATTTAATACCAAAATGACTTGTTGTGACGGGACTTTGTATGACGTAAACCAACTCACTAACATATGACAAGACCCATTATGGCTCTGTACTACACACCAATTTTATAGGATTGTGGTCGATATCTGTCACTAATATTTAGGTCAAATTAGATGAAGATGCCCCGAATTAATATCCATCTTAACGCTCTCAATGGCCACCGCTAAACCCTTGGTACCACAACCATCATGATGTCTATCGTTGCAACCAACCATCCCTACAGCTGCCTCTTCTTCTTTCATTGAGAAAGGGTAGTGACCCCGACCCCATttcaattcttttttttttgtcgaGAACCTTCAACCACCACTTTCTTCTTTTGTTCATCAACTTGACTTTTGATTCGGCTTTTACTTTTTAACGGCGTAAGAAGCAAATGTAGTGTGGTTGTAAATTGACGTGTGTGTATGTTTTGGCTTTCTATCTATTATAATGCAGTGGCCGCTTTGATGGTGAGCGGGAaggacctccgcacaaggcccgtgatttcgaggggcacgcgatttaaaaaaaatccgatatatatAGGTTATTTTTTAGatagtaaacacataccaattCTAATATAGGCCTATTTACGAAtaattttttatggtttagaatttagcccatttggcattaggtttattgaGCCCATTACTAActtgatttttttaataataataaaacattacgaAAGGGCACATTTTTtaagctcgaacagggtacgtaaattctcagagacgcctctGTTATAATGTGTTATTATGCTTTGATGGAAAAAAATCACTTCATAGTTTGTAACATAGACAACTCTTTAGGTTTTCGGGCATACCCGTCGGGCTtgggcttttttgccatccctagttTGGGGGTTCTTGTTCATGAATGCGATAAGAAATTTTTCCTAGGTTATGGTagctatttttattttgaacggcAAGGAACGACGTGCCAACCAGCGTGATACCTTGCGCTGTGCCCAAGGCCGACTACTCGACCGTTGCCAGCCCCTTAGCTCTTCCAAATGTgaggaaacccgacctccacccgcccaaAGGCATGACAAACGAATAATAGGTAAAACCCCGCCTATCATCTaagacgaaccggcgccacccgtattcgcccttcacaggatgccgcagaaaataattgGGGGGGggagtcgaacctgggtcacaaggaacaccaaatttttccccaaccactccaccactacctcatgGTAGCTATTGGCGTTAAAAAATGGATTACACTTTCTTTTTCCATTTGTTGGATGGTAAATTCTGACTAATCCTATCTAGTGGTACATTTTCGCCGATGATACTTATTTGTATAGTAAGGCGTGAGGCTGTAGTAGAACCTATGACTACATAGTAGAGATAGCCACACACTATAAATTCTTACTTCTTGTATTACCTATAACCTACTTGCTATGCATATTAAACATTGCCTAACTTCTTTGAAACTTCATTTCCACTAAATTCACAACTCAATTTTATTAACAACCCAATACAACCTATATATGAAGAAAAAATTACATGAATAATATCATCAAGGCCAGAAAGATGAAGCTTCACATCATCTCAACAGAAATCATCAAACCCTCTTCTCCAACCCCTTCACACCTCAAAACATACAATCTTTCCTTAATTGATCAAACAATGAACAGTAATAACTTTATACCTTTGCTTTTATTCTACCCCAACACCGAAAATCGCAGTTTCCATGCTAAAAAACTTGATATGAAGAACTCATTATCTCAAATCTTAACAAAGTACTATCCTTTTGCTGGCAGGTATGCCAAAGCTGCACCAGCCCATGTAGACTGCAATGATGATGGTGCTGAGTTTCTTGCAGGATCTATTGATACTACACTATCCGATTTTCTGCAAAATTCACAACATGAAGATCTCGATCAATTTTTTCCATATCGTCAAGTATGGTTTAATTCAGATCGTAAAACTGAAAGCGACCAAGTCATGATCCCACTCGCGGTTCAGATTAACCATTTTGAATGTGGAGGAGTGGCGGTGGCAGTATCATTATCCACAAGGTAGTATAGAATAATGAAAACCTAGTAAGGTATTATGTATTATTGATCAAGTGTACAATATCTACTAATTATTCTATTTCTTAATTTAAAGAAGTTAATTAAAGTACTCACATATATGTATTTTCAATCAAATCTTATCTCAAAATATCATTTTATATTTCCTAAATCTTTTTtactaactatttaatatttcCTTTATTCAATAGGTAGCGGATGCAATCAGTTGTTTTCATTTTGTCCATGATTGGGCAAAAACGACACAACTCTACTTACAAAAGTTGGAACATGCCGAACCTCCCTCCGACCCCAAGTTTATTTCTTTCCCATATAACAACATAAACTCCAACTCCTTTACGCCTAATGGAACAAAAGAGTGTGTGACAAGGAATTTCACATTCCCATACTCGAAGATAGACGAGCTTATTAAACTCAAAGATAAAACCATGATCACTAACGCCACTCGTGTTGATGTTTTGACATGGTTTCTTTCTAAGTGTCTAGTTACTATTAGTTTAAATAAAATTTCATAACGTAAATTCACATGTAAATTAACAAGAATTTGAAGGTGGATGGATGGATGGAGGTCAACATGATAGCAGATGCACAATGGTCATTGACGAGTTGTATGGACTTTTACGTCATAAAATCAAGGGTTAGGACAAACATTTGCGAAGGATTTGGATGGATAATTGATCATCAGTAGGTTTACGCTTTTCTCTTAGTGGTTGTTTATGATTTCTTCGTCGTCATTTCCATAGAACCAAGACAAACATGTTCCATGACGGAGTTCGAAGATAGGGAGGTCATTGGCAGAAAGGGTAGTCAAAGATGAGGATTTAGGAATGTTCGTAGAGAATGCACGATAGGTGACAGACAACTGTAGTACTGGTGACGATAATGGTAGAGATCAATGTTTGTATTGGGCATACGAGAaaggatcaaataggaagttggGTTTTGGTGAGAAGGCTAGGAAGGAATGAGGTTGTGACATGTGTCAAGTTAAAAAAAAGATATAGGCATTTTAGTCAATTTAATCTCATCTTTTCACTTTTTTCTCTGTATCTTCAAAACCCATCATTTTCAACATTTTCTTCACTTTCTCTCTTTATAATCACTAAATCATATTACGATTTTCTCtatcaatcaatgattcaaacactcaatcaacgtgttcttcaactttttttgaagaaacccaATTCACGTTCagacaattttctcattttttctCGTGTTTTTAAAGCGAATCAATCGATTTATTTGATTAGGTTGTTAGTGTTTATAGCATTCAGATTTCGTCAATCATTGAAGAAATCCTAAGAAAGTGGCTTTAATTTCTGTAAGTGATCTGAAGAATTTCGTcaatcattgcgttttacgatctagGTTTTCaaattgcgttttacgatctagATTTTACCATTGTGAATTGCATTTTACGACCTGCGTTTTTTCGAATTGCGTTTTACGATATGGGTTTTACCACTGTGAATAGCGTTTTACGATATGGGTTTTCGAATTGCGTTTTACAATCTGGGTTTTACCATTGTGAGTTGTGTTTTACGACCTGGGTTTTTAAATTTCGTTTTAGATCTTGGGGTTTAACAATGTAATTGCTTTTTACAACCTGGGTTTTACAATTGCGTTTTACCATCTGGGTTTTCGAGAAAAAAAATCAAACGTATAGCAATAGTATAgtggttttaaagataaaaaacactcgtttttatggtgcaagttttataaaaaaaataatgccGTATGAAAGAGTGATTAACGATTTAAAAACATGGGGAATTGGATAAAAGAGAAATTATTCACTTGGAGAGACCATAAGACAACGGGAAGTGGGgggggggcttgggttgggggcttTGCATAACACATGGCACTTGTGGACTCCACCACTCTACACCCAAAAAAAGTGGGGTGTGGAAGGGGCGTCGGTTAGCGTCGTGGGGGTGCCACATGtgatagaatttttttttttgtttttttatattaacATAGAATTTAAATAAAGTGATTTTAAAAAACTACAATAAAATAAtacattacaaaaaaaaaacaatcaatcatcttcatcttccatTGAGTCGAATCTAGGAAGCGTCAAAACATGTTGTACCAAATCAGCTCGAAGGTTTGAACTTATTTGTCTTGACTCGATTAGATTTTAGTTTTGTGTTCTTTATTCGTTACTAACGTATTCGTTATTTGATGCCTCTCCTCGCCATAATATTCAACTATTGCACGCCCTTCATCCTCtaaaatcatgttgtgtaaaatgaTGCACGCGTACATCACGTTTCttatttgatctttttcatacaATCTACAAGGCATGCTCAAAATGCGTCACCTTTTCTACAAAACACCAAATACTCGCTCGATGTCTTTGTGTGCCGCCATCTGAACTTTGTTAAATTTTATTCTTTTAGGATCTAGGGTTCCCTCTCTTGAAAATGATTTCACAAAAACAGTCCACTCAGGGTAAATTCCATCAACAAGATAATATCCATACTTGTATTCAATGCCATTTACAATAAATGTTCCTTTTGGTCCAACGCCATTTATTATATCATTGAAAAGGGGGGAGTGATGTATAATTTTCATAGGCTCCCCTTGTTCCCACACCccctatatcttattttcacatccctagtgtatacgggccgtataaaaaatacggcccgtatagaatgtttttgaataggaaaatgcgcagagaatgtttttttgattttactatatacggcccgtatatagttatacgagccgtatacatgTGTATACGATTTGTAAACACTATAcggctcaatggatttattttGGGAAGTTTTTGATGTTACCAAATGTATACGGGTTGTATATATGgatgttttttcaagtatcacATTCTTTCTAGTAAAAACACCATtattctagggtttctaaacttTTCATCACCTTTAACAAagttgatcggaacacgccgcttaaatcggagcacaagtagagtaacgttaccgatcagtccgttgatcgagtaactagcagaagaacccgacacaaacaagttttccacagtttgttattcagatctctattcggtcatctttccaaactacaacacacgataactttaaactttatagtgtgtgatttgaccaggaaatgattggaggtgattgctacttttaataagctgtctTAGTTatcaaattcgatttcaacaaatcttttccttttccttcaatttctagaacattctccgtaacatgaagacgtgtcgggttcttctactagtggtatttttaaggaagtattgaagattgaatgtgcaaacccaaccgttttttactacggaaacggtggctatgcgaaatacaaaccgcaaccattttttactacggaaatggtggctatgcgaaatacaaactgcaatcttttgtgactatgggaaaccaAGAAAAAAGCCTATTTCGAAACACATGTGTTCGCATCAGCATTGTTTATCACCCTGTttgagcattggaaacccgacaaacagtcttgacaactgtgacagcttatctatctgtgtgtgtcacatccatcctgttatagcaatcgatatCATTAACTACCAAAAGAGTGCATACACAAATAAgttgtttaaatctgaatcagTTGTTAGGGTTTCGTTTCTTCATGCTccaactatttgtgtatgcattcttttggagAACTTATCGTGTGTtacagtttggaaagatgaccgaatagagaccgttgtgtatctgaattaggttctcaaacaaacactactaaagtTGAGTTGGTGATAAATACTggagctgttatctcggttgttcagtactttcgtgataataaaTCAAGCAGgcattgattttgccaagatttaaggaaagaatctggccataagcgttgtggattctcagcgttattcgaatgtaagtggatcgagtgagtgggaatatggctatgaagacgtgtcgggttctgctagttattcaGAATGTTTCAAATCATCACAAAAGAcatgtcgggttctgctagttattcgaaatgtttcgaatcatcacaaaAGAcatgtcgggttctgctagttattcgaaatgtttcgaatcatcacagaagacgtgtcgggttctgctagttattcggaatgtttcgaatcataacAGACGACGGATGCGgtttgcatattcaatcttcattgcttcattaaaattacaacacacgataaaattcttggaaaattgcatcaactctcctatatcaacatactcttctccagacgcttagttgttatgaatgacaacttgcggggtctagttaactttcaTATTCAGATTCAGGAAACAGATGATTTGTCAAAAAATCGGTtgatgaaaccgaagctgttatttcTGTTGTTCAGTATTTCCGAGATCTGAACCAatcgaaatccacaaattccaacaaattgcatcaggaagctcaacttgaacggacgatatgtatcttctatcatgCGACGGGCCCAATTcttgcaagttaaatccacaatcaacgtatacaggtgcaagagaatggcgagttatttcagttatttctgttgatccacaaattccattgtttaaatcagaatcgggatcgttctaatagattaaagagaataaaccctcgtttcttcatcttcatcttcatattCAAAAAGCAGCCAAAGGTATCTACTAAAAACTATTCACCcaaaatccacaaattccaacagtttcttcgtagattccgtccggtttcaaCGCCGGTTGAGGATTACCGAGTGTTCTACAGTCGTTTAAAGCCGGTTGATGAttacaaggatcgttctaatagaataaagagaataaaccaatttttaccattttttttacccatagtatacgggccgtatagcaatatacggcccgtatacaatcaTCGTATACATAGTATACGATCGGTTAAAATTTTTTCACATGTTGTATACGGCCGTATAATAGTATACGACCCGTATTTAAAGGGTAAAAAATGACCCGGTAAATTTTtttcacatggtgtatacgggccgtataatagtATACGACCCGTATTCTCAGGGTAAAAAATGGTTTACTCTCTTTAATCTATTACAACGATCCAAAAAACGAAGAACAAAGTCAAATgcgatcaaacttggacatcagacgtaaatcttgattcagatctctattcggtcatctttccaaactacaacacacgataagtttacactttatatagtgtgtgatttgaccagttgtattcagttatttctgttgatcca encodes:
- the LOC118489245 gene encoding stemmadenine O-acetyltransferase-like; protein product: MNNIIKARKMKLHIISTEIIKPSSPTPSHLKTYNLSLIDQTMNSNNFIPLLLFYPNTENRSFHAKKLDMKNSLSQILTKYYPFAGRYAKAAPAHVDCNDDGAEFLAGSIDTTLSDFLQNSQHEDLDQFFPYRQVWFNSDRKTESDQVMIPLAVQINHFECGGVAVAVSLSTR